A genomic region of Chloracidobacterium sp. contains the following coding sequences:
- the sppA gene encoding signal peptide peptidase SppA: MAISKTTKIFLLLGGILAALLIVGVIAIIVAAGSFGRPSIAENSVLILNISGDLPDYVAEEPLAKAFGIPQSQSFTGLLTQLRKAKVDNRIGAVLLDINFPNIGWGKADEFRDAVAEFKRSGKPVYAYMQIGTNREYYLATAADKIFMPPSGDLYVNGFAAEAMFYKGSLDKLGIEADVIQIGPKYKNAPDRYTRKEMSDGQREVINAVLDEYFSRFTGAIAESRKKDPTDVKTLIDDAPYNANQAKELNLIDGAIYREKVDDEIKTTLGYKADDKLRTVRGGDYREIPSDSLGLNSGERIAVIFASGAINVGRSSSGPLSGEMIGSDTMVSAINSAAADKTIKAIVLRVDSPGGSALASDLIWNAIENAKAKKKVVVSMSDVAASGGYYIACNADKIVAEPSTVTGSIGVFMGKPVVKGMYDWLGITNEYVMRGKNAGIFRETEKWTPEEREKMVAQTNSIYYDNFLPKVAKGRGKSHEEANTLGQGRVWTGTQAKQNGLIDEFGGLEKAIDVAKALAELPADKDVKRVVFPEPRPLMEEIFGDDETSQVQEQARAALIESLPADVRRAFRFSALFDQMQRGEAMLLLPFELSIR, translated from the coding sequence ATGGCTATCTCAAAAACAACAAAGATCTTTCTCCTGCTGGGAGGTATCCTGGCGGCGCTTTTGATCGTCGGCGTGATCGCCATCATCGTCGCTGCGGGATCATTTGGGCGTCCCTCGATCGCCGAAAACAGCGTTCTGATACTGAACATATCGGGCGACCTGCCGGACTATGTGGCAGAAGAGCCGCTTGCCAAGGCATTCGGCATTCCGCAGTCTCAATCGTTTACGGGACTTCTAACACAGCTGCGAAAGGCCAAGGTAGATAATCGGATCGGCGCCGTCCTACTCGACATCAACTTTCCTAATATCGGCTGGGGTAAGGCGGATGAGTTCCGAGATGCCGTAGCCGAGTTTAAGAGGTCCGGCAAGCCCGTTTATGCCTATATGCAGATCGGGACGAACCGTGAATATTACCTCGCGACGGCCGCCGACAAGATATTCATGCCGCCTTCCGGTGACCTGTATGTAAACGGATTTGCCGCAGAAGCGATGTTTTACAAGGGCTCGCTCGACAAGCTCGGTATCGAAGCAGACGTCATCCAGATAGGCCCAAAATACAAGAACGCTCCTGACCGCTATACGCGTAAGGAGATGTCCGACGGCCAGCGTGAGGTTATCAATGCTGTTCTCGACGAATACTTTTCACGGTTTACCGGTGCGATCGCAGAGTCGAGAAAAAAGGATCCAACTGACGTCAAGACCCTCATTGACGATGCCCCTTACAATGCCAATCAGGCAAAAGAACTGAACCTGATCGACGGAGCCATTTATCGTGAGAAGGTGGATGACGAAATCAAGACGACGCTTGGCTACAAGGCCGATGACAAGCTCCGCACGGTCCGCGGCGGAGATTATCGCGAGATACCGTCTGACAGCCTCGGGCTCAATAGCGGTGAGCGCATTGCGGTGATCTTTGCTTCCGGAGCGATAAATGTCGGCCGGTCGTCGAGCGGCCCGCTCAGCGGCGAGATGATCGGGTCCGACACAATGGTGTCAGCGATCAATTCTGCGGCGGCTGATAAGACGATAAAGGCTATCGTCCTTCGCGTAGATTCACCCGGCGGGTCGGCTCTGGCCTCAGACCTGATCTGGAATGCTATTGAGAATGCCAAGGCGAAGAAGAAGGTCGTTGTCTCAATGTCCGATGTGGCTGCCTCAGGCGGTTACTATATCGCCTGCAACGCCGACAAGATCGTTGCCGAACCATCGACCGTCACGGGGTCGATAGGCGTCTTTATGGGAAAGCCGGTTGTTAAGGGGATGTACGATTGGCTTGGGATAACGAACGAATATGTGATGCGCGGCAAGAACGCGGGCATCTTTCGCGAAACCGAGAAATGGACGCCCGAGGAACGCGAGAAAATGGTTGCCCAGACAAACTCGATCTACTACGACAACTTTTTGCCGAAGGTCGCAAAAGGACGTGGCAAGTCTCATGAGGAGGCCAATACGCTGGGACAGGGCCGCGTCTGGACGGGCACTCAGGCTAAGCAGAACGGACTGATCGACGAATTTGGCGGCCTTGAAAAAGCGATCGATGTCGCGAAGGCATTGGCCGAGCTTCCCGCTGACAAAGATGTCAAGCGAGTAGTCTTTCCGGAGCCACGGCCTCTCATGGAAGAGATCTTCGGTGACGACGAAACATCGCAGGTCCAGGAACAGGCCCGGGCCGCATTGATCGAATCTCTTCCCGCGGATGTCCGCAGGGCATTCCGTTTTTCAGCGCTCTTCGATCAAATGCAGCGGGGCGAGGCAATGCTGCTGCTGCCATTCGAGCTAAGCATCAGGTGA
- the bcp gene encoding thioredoxin-dependent thiol peroxidase, whose amino-acid sequence MLKEGDKAPEFSAKDQNGDPVRLKDLRGKRVVLWFYPKDDTPGUTKEACSLRDSSGKFDKKDIVVVGVSTDSAKSHQKFISKYDLPFTLIADTEHDVVEKYGVWVEKSMYGKKYMGIQRTTFLIDADGKIAKIFAKVDVENHADEVLAAWGE is encoded by the coding sequence ATGCTGAAAGAGGGAGACAAGGCGCCGGAATTCTCGGCCAAAGATCAGAACGGCGATCCGGTCAGGTTAAAGGATCTCAGGGGCAAGCGCGTCGTACTTTGGTTCTACCCGAAGGACGACACACCCGGATGAACGAAGGAAGCGTGTTCGCTCCGGGATTCGAGCGGCAAATTTGATAAGAAGGATATTGTCGTCGTCGGTGTTTCAACCGACAGCGCGAAGTCGCATCAGAAGTTCATTTCGAAGTACGACCTTCCGTTCACGCTGATCGCCGACACCGAACACGACGTCGTAGAAAAATACGGCGTTTGGGTCGAAAAGAGCATGTACGGAAAGAAGTATATGGGCATCCAGCGAACGACCTTTTTGATCGATGCCGACGGAAAGATCGCCAAGATCTTTGCCAAGGTTGATGTAGAGAACCACGCTGACGAGGTTCTTGCGGCGTGGGGAGAGTAA
- a CDS encoding rhodanese-like domain-containing protein, whose translation MMKNTVLLLFSVVFLLLGCTPPAAPLLVYTKYENDDAVPRIKVEEAKKEFDAGNVVFVDSRPEAAFKAEHLPGAINIPLGADAEAKFSQLPKGKKIIVYCT comes from the coding sequence ATGATGAAAAACACGGTACTATTGCTGTTTTCCGTTGTCTTTTTGCTTCTTGGCTGCACGCCGCCGGCGGCACCGCTACTCGTCTACACAAAGTACGAGAATGACGACGCCGTGCCGCGTATCAAGGTAGAAGAGGCAAAGAAGGAATTTGATGCCGGCAATGTGGTATTTGTCGATAGCCGTCCGGAGGCGGCTTTTAAGGCAGAGCATCTGCCGGGAGCGATCAATATCCCGCTTGGTGCCGATGCGGAGGCAAAGTTTAGCCAGTTGCCGAAGGGCAAGAAGATAATCGTTTACTGCACCTGA